A stretch of Telopea speciosissima isolate NSW1024214 ecotype Mountain lineage chromosome 11, Tspe_v1, whole genome shotgun sequence DNA encodes these proteins:
- the LOC122645588 gene encoding uncharacterized protein LOC122645588 has protein sequence MDSSFHQQNCHGIMVEAHEGGDDVDSDNSSNSISSILSDFMDDATTNESSSPDQVSNNGPLYEMSSLMQQLPFKRGLSKYFQGKSQSFTSLSNVRSLEDLAKPENPYNKKLKSCKSYGGLSEGQKPWAPKTSSKTITKKPSRGSCYAANVRRNNSFLGNSRPPVHPQRTNSLIV, from the exons ATGGATTCTTCCTTTCACCAACAAAACTGTCATGGGATCATGGTTGAAGCTCATGAGGGAGGTGATGATGTTGA ttcagaCAATTCGAGTAATTCGATTTCATCGATTCTTTCCGATTTCATGGATGATGCAACGACGAATGAGTCTTCTTCGCCCGATCAAGTCTCCAATAATGGCCCTTTGTATGAGATGTCCTCTCTCATGCAACAACTCCCTTTTAA GAGAGGATTATCAAAGTATTTCCAAGGAAAATCACAATCATTTACATCTTTATCCAATGTGAGGAGCTTAGAGGATCTTGCCAAACCAGAGAACCCATACAACAAGAAGCTCAAGTCCTGCAAGAGCTATGGAGGATTGTCAGAAGGTCAGAAACCTTGGGCTCCCAAAACCAGCTCAAAGACTATCACAAAGAAGCCTTCAAGGGGTTCTTGTTATGCAGCTAATGTAAGGAGGAACAACAGTTTCTTGGGCAACAGCAGGCCTCCAGTTCATCCACAGAGAACTAATAGTTTGATTGTTTGA